The following are from one region of the Silene latifolia isolate original U9 population chromosome 9, ASM4854445v1, whole genome shotgun sequence genome:
- the LOC141602137 gene encoding uncharacterized protein LOC141602137 yields MGRPWLLLVDRNGDDRRLGSNSSYGGVVDCGRWSWVCLNWILTEELVIMNWSGGELMNKMMELWRMMVDIVGPLLRAPGNKVYMLAMTDYFSKWIESESFSQVTETQKSTLRNPQSNGQAEFSNKIIIENLKKKLEEIGGKWAEELPLVLWAERTTPKVATGQTPFNLVFGAEAVIPSEVRVSTHIYGCITEDRNQVEMASSLDTIDELRTSAQIRMASYRQTVAKSYNKNVKVRTLQVGDLVLRKVFQNTKNQQAGKFAYNWEGPYQVESTVGNGAYRLMTMEGQMVPRSWNITHLKKYFT; encoded by the exons ATGGGCAGGCCGTGGTTGCTGCTCGTGGACAGAAATGGTGACGATCGGAGATTGGGCTCAAACTCGAGCTATGGTGGGGTAGTAGATTGTGGACGATGGAGCTGGGTTTGCCTCAATTGGATTTTGACGGAGGAGCTGGTGATTATGAATTGGAGCGGTGGTGAATTAATGAATAAGATGATGGAGTTATGGAGGATGATGGTGGACATCGTGGGACCACTACTCAGAGCACCAGGAAACAAAGTCTatatgctcgccatgacggactacttctccaaatggatagaatcAGAATCATTCTCCCAGGTTACAGAAACCCAg AAATCTACTCTTAGGAACCCCCAGTCCAACGGACAAGCTGAATTCAGCAATAAGATTATCATCGAAAACTTGAAAAAGAAGCTGGAGGAGATTGGGGGCAAATGGGCAGAAGAGCTACCTCTGGTTCTCTGGGCTGAAAGAACCACACCCAAGGTTGCAACGGGACAAACTCCCTTCAACCTGGTGTTCGgagcagaagcagtcattccatccgAAGTTAGGGTCTCAACccacatatatggatgcataacagAAGATCGGAATCAGGTGGAAATGGCAAGCAGTCTGGACACGATAGATGAACTCAGAACCAGCGCCCAGATCAGGATGGCTTCATACAGACAGACTGTGGCTAAAAGctataacaagaatgtaaaagtaAGAACCCTGCAGGTAGGAGATCTGGTCCTGAGGAAAGTCTTCCAGAATACCAAGAACCAGCAAGCAGGAAAATTCGCCTACAACTGGGAGGGGCCATACCAAGTAGAAAGCACAGTTGGAAATGGAGCCTACCGACTCATGACAatggaagggcaaatggttcccagatcctggaatatcACCCACTTGAAAAAGTATTTCACTTAA